A window of the Nitrospirota bacterium genome harbors these coding sequences:
- the rpsG gene encoding 30S ribosomal protein S7 encodes MSRHRQTPHRVTVPDLKYNDLLITKTVNLLMKAGKKSTAEGIFYGALDIVKEKSSADPVKIFRSALDNIRPVVEVKSRRVGGASYQVPVDIRTPRRNALAIRWLVQFSRERSGRSMEEKLAAEIIDAANGTGGSIKKKEETHRMAEANKAFAHYRW; translated from the coding sequence ATGTCGAGACACAGGCAAACACCACATCGTGTAACAGTACCGGATTTGAAGTACAATGATTTACTGATAACCAAGACTGTTAATCTTCTTATGAAGGCAGGGAAGAAGAGTACGGCTGAAGGGATATTTTATGGCGCCCTTGATATAGTTAAAGAGAAATCGTCTGCTGACCCTGTGAAGATATTTCGCTCAGCCCTTGACAATATAAGGCCGGTGGTTGAGGTCAAGTCCAGGCGTGTAGGCGGTGCATCATATCAGGTACCTGTGGACATAAGAACCCCGCGGCGTAATGCACTTGCAATAAGATGGCTTGTGCAATTTTCAAGGGAACGTTCAGGCAGGAGTATGGAAGAAAAGTTGGCAGCAGAGATTATTGATGCAGCCAATGGAACCGGCGGTTCAATTAAGAAGAAGGAAGAAACGCATAGAATGGCAGAGGCAAACAAAGCGTTTGCACATTACCGTTGGTAG
- a CDS encoding 30S ribosomal protein S12, producing the protein MPTINQLVRKGRKMVKSRTKSPALKGCPQKRGVCIRVYTTTPKKPNSALRKVARVRLTNGIEVTSYIPGEGHNLQEHSIVLVRGGRVKDLPGVRYHIVRGTLDSAGVANRKRSRSKYGAKKPK; encoded by the coding sequence GTGCCGACAATAAATCAATTAGTCAGGAAGGGTAGAAAGATGGTGAAGAGCCGGACAAAGAGTCCGGCCTTGAAGGGGTGTCCTCAGAAGAGAGGGGTTTGTATCAGGGTTTATACAACTACACCAAAGAAACCGAACTCTGCATTAAGGAAGGTAGCAAGGGTGCGTCTTACTAATGGTATTGAGGTTACATCATACATACCGGGTGAAGGGCACAACCTGCAGGAACATTCAATTGTTCTTGTACGCGGCGGCAGGGTAAAGGACTTACCTGGAGTCAGGTATCATATAGTTCGTGGAACGCTTGATTCAGCAGGAGTTGCAAACAGAAAGCGCAGCAGGTCCAAGTACGGGGCCAAGAAGCCTAAGTAG
- the rpoC gene encoding DNA-directed RNA polymerase subunit beta', which yields MAITEDKNWEKLYSLFEKPKEPVSFDAIRIRIASPEKIRSWSHGEVKKPETINYRSFKPERDGLFCAKIFGPTKDWECLCGKYKRMKHRGVVCDKCGVEVIQSKVRRERMGHIELAAPVAHIWFLKGLPSRIGNLLDMTLRHLEKVLYFESYIVTDIGEVPPSVIKERDLLTEDEYRRLQQQYGPSSFKAGTGAESIKDLLVKLDLETLYVEVRTKIENASSLAIKKKLSKRLKIIDAFRKSLNKPEWMIMDVIPVIPPELRPLVPLDGGRFATSDLNDLYRRVINRNNRLKKLMELKAPGVIIRNEKRMLQEAVDALFDNGRRGRVIRGPNKRPLKSLSDMLKGKQGRFRQNLLGKRVDYSGRSVIVVGPDLKLHQCGLPKKMALELFKPFIFHRLEEKGYATTIKSAKKMVEKERPEVWDILEEVTKEHPVLLNRAPTLHRLGIQSFDPILIEGKAIKLHPLVCVAFNADFDGDQMAVHIPLSVEAQIEARVLMLSVNNILSPAHGGPIVVPTQDIVLGCYYLTKERAGAKGEGRVFSSPVEVRAAFDAGVIEEHAKIKVRIEGKLTDTTTGRVLLGEIKPANMPFAHVNKVMNKKEISKLIDRCYRESGHRETVEFLDKIKEMGFRSATKSGLSISIDDMHIPTKKAQLIEKAEKEIFEVQQQYSEGLITNGERYNKVIDIWAHVTEMVATEMMAELGGGNKDKRDFNSIFMMADSGARGSAQQIRQLGGMRGLMAKPSGEIIETPITANFREGLTVQQYFISTHGARKGLADTALKTANSGYLTRRLVDVAQDVIVTEIDCKSQDGIFVTSLVEGGEIIEPLEERILGRIGVDDIRDPINNEVIVPAGDEINEQKVTEIVEAGIDKILIRSVLTCQSRRGVCQKCYGRDLGRGNLVDIGEAIGIIAAQSIGEPGTQLTMRTFHIGGTASKVVEQTVLEAKNPGILKFSDLNTVKNKDGDLVALNRNGRIVICDEEGREKEKYSVVYGARLKVANGQKVKAGQKLVEWDPHSMPILTEVGGKVAFGDIADGITMKEDVDEITGLSRKVIVDFAGTTMRPRISIKDESNKTVKLAETNAVARYLLPTGANILVEKHAIVHPGDILAKIPREITKTKDITGGLPRVAELFETRKPKEQAVISEIDGSIEFGGFVKGMRRVLVKDDAGDSKEYFIPKGKHINVHEGDWVMAGEPLMDGSANPHDILSILGPKELQKYLVDEVQQVYRLQGVTINDKHIEIIVRQMLRKVKIEDPGDTEFLIGSQVDRFIFEDENERVLKSGGKPAIGMPVLMGITKAALTTDSFISAASFQETTRVLTEAAVSGKMDELLGLKENVIVGRLIPAGTGFPIYRETYLKSVEEGISARSKKTLDKEDVIK from the coding sequence ATGGCAATAACAGAGGATAAAAATTGGGAGAAGTTATACAGCTTATTCGAAAAGCCAAAGGAGCCGGTATCCTTTGATGCTATCAGGATACGCATTGCTTCTCCGGAGAAGATCCGGTCGTGGTCTCATGGTGAAGTAAAGAAGCCGGAGACTATAAATTACCGCTCTTTTAAGCCTGAGCGGGATGGACTTTTCTGTGCCAAGATATTCGGGCCTACAAAAGACTGGGAATGTTTGTGCGGAAAATACAAGCGGATGAAGCACAGAGGTGTTGTGTGTGATAAATGCGGTGTAGAGGTAATCCAGTCCAAGGTCAGGCGTGAAAGAATGGGGCATATTGAACTTGCCGCCCCTGTTGCACATATATGGTTTCTTAAAGGACTTCCAAGCAGGATCGGGAATCTGCTTGACATGACACTCCGTCATCTTGAGAAGGTTCTCTATTTTGAGAGTTATATTGTTACAGATATCGGCGAAGTGCCTCCTTCTGTTATAAAGGAAAGAGACCTCCTGACTGAAGACGAATACAGGAGGCTTCAGCAGCAGTATGGCCCATCTTCTTTTAAGGCCGGCACAGGTGCGGAATCAATCAAGGACCTTCTTGTCAAACTTGACCTTGAAACACTTTATGTTGAGGTAAGAACAAAGATTGAGAATGCAAGCAGTCTTGCTATCAAAAAGAAACTGAGCAAACGGCTCAAGATTATTGATGCCTTTAGAAAATCCCTCAATAAACCTGAATGGATGATAATGGATGTTATACCGGTTATTCCCCCGGAGTTAAGGCCATTGGTTCCTCTTGACGGCGGCAGGTTTGCGACATCAGACCTTAATGACCTATACCGCAGGGTAATCAACAGGAATAATCGTTTGAAGAAACTTATGGAGCTAAAGGCCCCAGGAGTTATTATACGTAATGAAAAGAGGATGCTTCAGGAGGCAGTGGATGCCTTATTTGATAACGGCAGAAGGGGCAGAGTTATACGCGGGCCGAATAAGAGACCCCTTAAATCATTAAGCGATATGCTTAAAGGAAAGCAGGGGAGATTCAGGCAGAACCTTCTTGGAAAGAGGGTTGATTATTCAGGCAGGTCGGTTATTGTTGTAGGTCCTGACCTGAAACTCCATCAGTGCGGTCTTCCCAAGAAGATGGCACTTGAGCTTTTTAAGCCGTTTATCTTTCACAGGCTTGAAGAGAAGGGTTATGCCACCACTATAAAGAGTGCAAAAAAGATGGTGGAGAAGGAAAGGCCGGAGGTCTGGGACATCCTTGAAGAGGTCACAAAAGAGCATCCCGTGCTTCTTAACAGGGCGCCGACACTGCACAGACTCGGTATTCAGTCTTTTGATCCTATACTTATCGAGGGTAAGGCGATAAAGCTCCATCCATTGGTCTGTGTTGCGTTTAATGCAGACTTTGACGGTGACCAGATGGCTGTTCATATACCGCTTTCTGTTGAGGCACAGATTGAGGCGAGGGTATTAATGCTTTCTGTTAATAATATTCTTTCACCTGCACATGGCGGTCCTATCGTTGTTCCTACTCAGGACATAGTCCTTGGCTGTTATTACCTGACAAAAGAGCGTGCAGGTGCAAAAGGGGAAGGGAGGGTGTTTTCTTCTCCTGTTGAGGTCAGGGCGGCTTTTGATGCAGGTGTTATTGAAGAACATGCAAAGATTAAGGTTAGGATAGAAGGCAAACTTACTGATACAACTACTGGAAGGGTTTTGCTTGGAGAGATAAAACCGGCAAATATGCCGTTTGCTCATGTAAACAAGGTTATGAATAAGAAAGAGATTAGCAAGCTGATTGACAGATGCTACAGGGAATCAGGGCATCGTGAGACAGTGGAGTTTCTTGATAAGATAAAAGAGATGGGGTTCAGGTCAGCTACGAAGTCTGGGCTTTCAATCTCTATTGACGACATGCATATCCCAACGAAAAAGGCACAGCTTATTGAAAAGGCTGAGAAGGAGATATTTGAGGTTCAGCAGCAGTATTCAGAAGGCTTGATAACAAATGGTGAAAGATACAATAAGGTTATTGATATATGGGCTCATGTAACAGAGATGGTTGCAACAGAGATGATGGCTGAGCTGGGGGGCGGAAATAAAGATAAGAGGGATTTTAATTCAATATTCATGATGGCAGACTCCGGTGCAAGGGGTAGTGCACAGCAGATACGTCAGTTAGGTGGTATGAGAGGTCTTATGGCAAAACCATCAGGTGAAATTATCGAGACCCCTATTACAGCTAATTTCCGTGAAGGTCTGACTGTTCAGCAGTACTTTATATCAACCCACGGTGCAAGAAAAGGTCTTGCGGATACAGCGCTAAAAACTGCTAACTCAGGTTACCTTACAAGAAGGCTGGTGGATGTTGCACAGGATGTGATAGTAACAGAGATAGATTGTAAGAGTCAGGACGGCATTTTCGTGACCTCTCTTGTTGAGGGCGGTGAGATCATTGAGCCATTGGAAGAGAGGATACTCGGCAGGATCGGTGTTGATGACATCAGGGACCCTATTAATAATGAAGTTATAGTACCTGCCGGTGATGAGATTAATGAGCAAAAGGTTACAGAAATCGTAGAGGCGGGAATTGATAAGATATTGATCCGGTCTGTGTTAACATGCCAGTCAAGGAGGGGTGTGTGCCAGAAGTGCTATGGAAGAGACCTTGGAAGGGGTAATCTTGTTGATATCGGGGAGGCAATAGGTATTATTGCGGCCCAGTCAATAGGCGAACCCGGCACTCAGCTTACAATGAGGACGTTCCATATAGGAGGAACAGCGAGTAAGGTTGTTGAGCAGACAGTGCTTGAGGCAAAGAACCCCGGTATCCTGAAGTTTTCAGACCTTAACACAGTAAAGAATAAAGACGGTGATCTGGTTGCATTAAACAGAAACGGCAGGATTGTAATTTGTGATGAAGAAGGCAGAGAGAAGGAAAAGTATTCAGTTGTGTACGGGGCCAGATTAAAGGTGGCTAACGGACAGAAGGTAAAGGCAGGCCAGAAGCTTGTTGAGTGGGACCCTCATTCTATGCCGATCCTTACGGAAGTCGGCGGAAAGGTTGCCTTTGGTGATATCGCTGATGGTATTACCATGAAGGAAGATGTGGATGAGATAACAGGGCTTTCAAGGAAGGTTATTGTTGACTTTGCCGGTACAACCATGAGGCCGAGGATTTCCATCAAGGATGAATCCAACAAAACAGTTAAGCTTGCAGAGACCAATGCTGTTGCAAGGTATCTGCTGCCTACAGGTGCTAATATACTTGTTGAAAAGCATGCAATTGTGCATCCCGGAGATATCCTTGCAAAGATACCGAGAGAAATTACCAAGACAAAAGATATAACAGGAGGTCTTCCAAGGGTAGCCGAGTTGTTTGAAACAAGGAAGCCTAAGGAACAGGCTGTTATCAGCGAGATAGACGGTTCAATAGAATTCGGCGGTTTCGTAAAGGGAATGAGAAGGGTACTTGTTAAGGATGATGCCGGAGATTCAAAGGAATATTTTATCCCAAAAGGTAAACATATAAATGTTCATGAAGGTGACTGGGTAATGGCAGGTGAACCTCTGATGGACGGTTCAGCTAACCCGCATGATATTCTAAGCATACTTGGGCCGAAAGAGCTTCAGAAATACCTTGTAGATGAGGTTCAGCAGGTATACAGGCTTCAGGGTGTAACAATCAATGATAAGCATATAGAAATTATCGTGAGGCAGATGCTCAGGAAGGTGAAGATTGAAGACCCAGGTGATACAGAGTTTCTGATAGGCAGTCAGGTGGACAGGTTTATTTTTGAGGATGAGAATGAACGGGTTCTGAAATCAGGCGGCAAACCCGCAATCGGTATGCCGGTGCTTATGGGTATAACAAAGGCGGCACTGACAACTGACAGCTTTATATCAGCAGCGTCATTCCAGGAGACCACCAGGGTGTTGACAGAGGCGGCAGTCAGCGGCAAGATGGATGAACTGTTAGGCCTTAAAGAGAATGTCATTGTAGGAAGGCTTATACCGGCTGGGACAGGGTTTCCCATATACCGTGAGACTTATTTAAAGTCAGTAGAAGAGGGTATATCTGCAAGGTCAAAAAAAACTCTTGACAAAGAGGATGTAATTAAGTAA
- the rpoB gene encoding DNA-directed RNA polymerase subunit beta: MNDPIIKGCIVRKDFSKIPAKIEIPELLEIQKKSFERFIQKDVPPDQIEDSGLHAAFNSIFPISDFNETAVLRFSEYSLGESKYGIWECIERGMTYAVPMKIRVNLEILEKDEKTGVKSTREVREQWVYLGELPLMTDNGTFIINGTERVVVSQLQRSPGAFFTHDKGRTHISGKVLFSARIIPYRGSWLDFEFDTKDILYARIDRRRKFPATILLKALGFTTYDILKLYYPIEEVYVKNKKFYSKIDAKVIGGSRIPYDIINEKSGEILVKEGVRVTPGMLKKMENLGIKELPLSSENLAGRIVFNDIVDTETGEVLAGCNGVLTEAVLENIAKSGIEKIDLLYIDNFQILPVIRDTLSQETIETSDAAIIEIYKRLRPGESPTIDTAKVIFDNLFFNSKRYDLAPVGRLKLNKKLGVDVPFTQRVLTSQDIIEAIKYLVNLKAGKGEIDDIDHLGNRRVRCVGELLENQFRIGLARMERTIKERMNILDLEAALPHDLINAKSVIAAVKEFFGSSQLSQFMDQTNPLSEITHKRRLSALGPGGLTRERAGFEVRDVHPTHYGRICPIETPEGPNIGLITSLSTYARVNEFGFIESPYRKVVNAKVTDDINYLSAIDGDKYYIAQANSPMDAEGRLTSENVSARYGGDFVLVSSDKIEYMDVSPKQIVSVATSMIPFLENDDANRALMGSNMQRQAVPLIHTEAPFVGTGMEKMVARDSGRVVLAKKGGTVEYVDANRIVVRVEEIKSSGRHKKGKPPMEEMSLDIYNLVKCKRSNQNTCINQKPIVDAGQVVEKGAVLADGPATDRGELALGQNVLVAFMPWDGYNFEDAIIISERLAREDRYTSIHIEEFEIEARDTKLGKEEITRDIPNVSEDALRNLDESGIVRIGAEVKPGDIIVAKVAPKGETQLTPEEKLLRAIFGEKAGDVKDVSLTVPPGIEGTVVDVRIFSRKGVEKDERSKSIENDEILRIQKDQQEEVRIIEKEKNRRLKKFLIGKVSAKHVIDPASKKTILQKKKEFTEAILQDMSDEILADIVLDDAEDMESFEEIGSYAQQQIETLQGIYDEKISRVKKGDELPPGVIKLVKVYIAIKRKMAVGDKMAGRHGNKGVVSVIMPMEDMPFLEDGTPVDMILNPLGVPSRMNIGQILETHLGMAAKALGIHVTTPVFEGAAEVEIKALLEKAKLPTSGQMVLYDGRTGQRFDRPVTVGYMYMLKLHHLVDDKIHARSIGPYSLVTQQPLGGKAQFGGQRLGEMEVWALEAYGAAATLQEFLTVKSDDVPGRSKMYESIVKGENFLTPGLPESFNVLIKELQSLGLDVELLKHKEEN, from the coding sequence ATGAATGATCCAATTATCAAAGGATGTATTGTAAGAAAAGATTTCTCAAAGATTCCGGCAAAGATTGAGATACCAGAATTATTAGAGATTCAGAAAAAGTCCTTTGAGAGGTTTATACAGAAAGATGTTCCTCCTGATCAGATAGAGGATTCCGGCCTCCATGCTGCTTTTAACAGCATATTCCCCATATCTGATTTTAATGAAACAGCAGTATTAAGATTTAGTGAATATTCTCTTGGAGAGTCCAAGTACGGAATATGGGAATGTATTGAGAGAGGGATGACTTATGCGGTCCCGATGAAGATAAGGGTAAACCTTGAGATACTGGAAAAGGATGAAAAGACCGGCGTAAAAAGTACCAGAGAAGTAAGAGAGCAATGGGTGTATCTTGGAGAGCTGCCTCTTATGACGGATAACGGGACATTTATTATTAATGGAACTGAACGTGTTGTTGTGAGCCAGCTTCAGAGGTCTCCCGGCGCATTCTTTACACATGATAAGGGAAGGACACATATCAGTGGAAAGGTCTTGTTTTCCGCGAGGATTATTCCATATAGGGGTTCGTGGCTTGATTTTGAGTTTGATACAAAGGATATTTTATATGCAAGAATAGACAGGAGAAGAAAATTTCCTGCAACAATACTGTTAAAGGCTTTAGGCTTCACAACTTATGATATCTTAAAATTATACTATCCTATAGAAGAGGTTTATGTAAAAAATAAGAAATTCTATAGTAAGATTGATGCAAAGGTAATCGGCGGCAGCAGGATCCCTTATGACATTATAAATGAGAAATCCGGTGAGATTTTGGTAAAAGAGGGTGTAAGGGTAACACCAGGTATGTTAAAAAAGATGGAGAATCTTGGGATTAAAGAGTTACCTCTTTCCTCTGAAAACCTTGCAGGCCGTATAGTCTTTAATGATATTGTTGATACTGAGACGGGTGAAGTTCTTGCAGGTTGTAATGGTGTTTTAACTGAAGCAGTTTTAGAAAATATTGCAAAGTCCGGCATTGAAAAGATAGACCTGCTCTACATTGATAATTTCCAGATACTTCCTGTTATCAGGGATACTTTATCACAGGAAACTATTGAGACATCCGATGCCGCTATTATCGAAATATACAAGAGACTCCGTCCGGGTGAGAGTCCCACAATAGATACTGCAAAGGTCATTTTTGATAACCTGTTTTTTAATTCTAAACGTTATGACCTTGCCCCTGTAGGCAGGCTTAAATTAAATAAGAAACTGGGGGTAGACGTACCGTTTACTCAAAGGGTACTGACATCTCAGGATATAATAGAGGCAATTAAATATCTTGTTAATCTGAAGGCCGGTAAAGGAGAGATAGACGATATTGACCATCTTGGAAACAGGAGGGTCAGGTGTGTAGGGGAACTCCTTGAGAATCAGTTCCGTATCGGTCTGGCAAGGATGGAGCGGACTATCAAGGAGAGGATGAATATTCTTGACCTTGAGGCTGCACTGCCGCATGACCTTATTAATGCCAAGTCTGTGATAGCGGCTGTAAAAGAGTTTTTCGGGAGCAGTCAGTTATCACAGTTCATGGACCAGACCAATCCATTGTCTGAGATTACCCATAAACGCAGGTTGTCAGCCCTTGGGCCGGGAGGTTTAACAAGAGAGCGTGCAGGATTTGAGGTCAGAGACGTTCACCCGACACACTACGGACGTATATGCCCGATTGAAACGCCTGAAGGTCCTAATATCGGGTTAATAACTTCACTATCAACTTATGCAAGGGTCAATGAATTCGGTTTCATTGAATCTCCATACAGAAAGGTTGTGAACGCTAAGGTGACTGATGATATAAATTATCTCTCTGCCATAGATGGAGATAAATATTATATAGCACAGGCAAATTCTCCGATGGATGCAGAAGGAAGGCTTACCTCAGAGAATGTATCTGCCCGTTACGGCGGCGACTTTGTACTGGTTTCTTCTGACAAGATTGAATATATGGATGTATCTCCCAAGCAGATTGTCAGTGTGGCTACCTCAATGATTCCGTTTCTTGAAAACGATGATGCAAACAGGGCATTGATGGGATCAAACATGCAGAGGCAGGCAGTCCCGCTAATTCATACTGAAGCTCCTTTTGTCGGTACAGGCATGGAAAAGATGGTTGCAAGAGATTCAGGAAGGGTAGTGCTGGCTAAAAAGGGCGGTACTGTTGAATATGTTGACGCAAACAGGATCGTAGTCAGGGTGGAGGAGATAAAATCTTCCGGCAGGCATAAAAAGGGTAAACCTCCCATGGAAGAGATGAGCCTTGATATATATAATCTTGTGAAATGTAAACGTTCAAACCAGAATACATGCATTAATCAGAAACCCATAGTGGATGCCGGACAGGTAGTAGAAAAGGGAGCGGTGCTTGCCGACGGCCCTGCTACAGACAGGGGAGAACTTGCACTGGGGCAGAATGTCCTTGTGGCATTTATGCCGTGGGATGGTTACAACTTTGAGGATGCAATTATTATAAGCGAAAGGCTTGCGAGGGAAGACAGATACACCTCTATACATATAGAAGAATTTGAGATTGAGGCAAGGGATACAAAACTCGGCAAGGAAGAGATAACAAGGGATATCCCTAATGTCAGTGAAGATGCACTGCGTAATCTTGATGAAAGCGGTATTGTGCGTATAGGCGCTGAGGTTAAACCGGGTGATATTATTGTTGCAAAGGTGGCACCTAAGGGGGAGACGCAGCTTACACCTGAAGAAAAACTACTCAGGGCTATATTCGGTGAGAAGGCAGGAGATGTAAAGGATGTCTCACTCACAGTGCCTCCTGGAATAGAGGGAACGGTTGTTGATGTAAGGATATTCTCCCGTAAGGGTGTTGAGAAAGATGAACGTTCAAAGAGCATTGAAAATGATGAGATATTAAGAATCCAGAAAGACCAGCAGGAAGAAGTTAGGATTATTGAAAAAGAAAAGAACAGGAGGCTGAAGAAATTCCTTATTGGGAAAGTTTCAGCAAAACATGTTATTGACCCTGCTTCAAAAAAGACAATCCTGCAGAAGAAAAAGGAATTTACTGAGGCTATCCTTCAGGATATGAGTGATGAAATTCTTGCTGATATTGTGCTGGACGATGCTGAAGATATGGAGAGCTTTGAGGAGATCGGCAGTTATGCACAACAGCAGATAGAGACATTGCAGGGGATATATGATGAGAAGATTAGCAGGGTTAAAAAGGGTGATGAACTTCCGCCGGGTGTTATAAAATTAGTAAAGGTTTATATTGCAATAAAAAGAAAAATGGCTGTCGGGGATAAGATGGCAGGAAGGCATGGTAATAAGGGGGTTGTATCAGTTATAATGCCTATGGAGGATATGCCTTTCCTCGAAGATGGTACCCCTGTAGATATGATACTAAATCCTCTTGGGGTTCCTTCAAGAATGAACATAGGGCAGATACTTGAGACACATCTTGGAATGGCTGCAAAGGCGTTAGGTATTCATGTTACTACACCTGTATTTGAAGGTGCTGCAGAGGTGGAGATAAAGGCCTTACTGGAGAAGGCAAAACTCCCTACTTCAGGTCAGATGGTGTTATATGATGGACGTACAGGACAGCGGTTTGATCGCCCTGTAACAGTAGGATATATGTATATGCTGAAACTTCATCACCTTGTAGATGACAAGATACATGCAAGGTCCATAGGCCCATATTCACTTGTAACTCAACAGCCGCTTGGAGGTAAGGCTCAGTTCGGAGGGCAGAGGCTCGGAGAGATGGAGGTGTGGGCATTAGAGGCGTATGGTGCAGCGGCAACACTTCAGGAATTTCTAACAGTTAAATCAGATGACGTCCCCGGGCGTTCAAAGATGTATGAGTCTATAGTTAAGGGAGAAAACTTCCTTACACCTGGGCTGCCTGAGTCTTTCAACGTATTGATAAAAGAATTGCAGAGCCTCGGCCTTGACGTCGAACTGCTGAAACATAAAGAGGAAAATTAA